The stretch of DNA CTGCCTCTTCATCAACTGTAAGTGGATTTTTCCGATTTTTCCGCTCCGCCTTTCTTCGGATCTTTTCCAATTCTGCTTCCGCTTCATTCTGCTTTGCCTGTGCTGCTTTCGCACCTTCGAGATCTGCATTTATGACTGCCTGTTCTTTTTGTTTCAGAATATCGTGGATTTCTCTTTCCAGGGCTTCTGCTTTCGGAGACGGACAATATCCCGCCAGTTGTACTTTCGACGCTGCCTCATCAATAATGTCAATGGCCTTATCCGGAAGAAACCGGTCATTGATATAACGAACGGACATTTTTACAGCAGCCTCAATCGCCTCATCCAGAATCTCTACACCATGATGTTTTTCATAATACGGGCGCAGCCCCTTCAGGATTTCAACAGCCTCCTCTTCTGTAGGCTCTTCCACGATGATAGGCTGAAAACGCCGTTCAAGCGCCGCATCCTTTTCAATGTATTTCCGATATTCTTCCAGTGTCGTTGCTCCGATCAGCTGGATCTCTCCGCGGGAAAGAGACGGTTTCAGGATATTGGAAGCATCCAGTGCACCTTCCGCTCCACCTGCTCCGATGATCGTATGGATTTCATCAATAAAGAGCAATATTCCCTGCTGTTCGCTTACCTCATCGATCACATTTCGGATACGTTCCTCAAACTCACCGCGATATTTACTTCCTGCGACCATTCCGGAAAGATCCAGAACTACGACCCGCTTATCCTTCACAGTATCCGGTACCATTCCTGTGACGATCCGCTGTGCAAGTCCCTCTACGATAGCCGTTTTTCCTACTCCCGGCTCTCCAGTCAGGCAGGGATTGTTCTTTGTTCTTCTGCTCAGGATCTGGATCAGTCTGGCAATCTCTTTATCCCTTCCCACTACAGGATCCAGCTTACCTTCTTCTGCCATGGCCGTCAGATCTCGGCTATACTGATCCAGAGTTGGTGTTACACTGCTGTTTCTTCCCTTTGAAGCTTTTACAGCCTGGAATTCTTCCGCAATGGTATCGCTGTCCATTCCCATTGCCGTCAGTACTGCCGCATAAAGCTTCTGGATATTGGCACCCATTGTATACAGCAGTCTGGTACCCACACAGTCTGTTTCTTTCAACATTGCCAGCAGAATATGTTCTGTCCCGACTTCCTCAAAACGCATGGATTCTGCTTCTGCATATGCACCCTCCAGAACTCTTCTGGTTCTCGGACTGAATCCCGGTCTCTGTGAAACAGCCGTATTTCCCGGCGGTGCGATCAGTTTATCGATCAGGGCTATTGCTTTATCAGCCTGGATCCCAAACTCCTCCAGAACTCTTCCTGCTGTGCCCTC from Blautia sp. SC05B48 encodes:
- a CDS encoding ATP-dependent Clp protease ATP-binding subunit; protein product: MQERYTKQAENVLALAKEAASSCGHSYIGTEHLLVGLVEEKEGTAGRVLEEFGIQADKAIALIDKLIAPPGNTAVSQRPGFSPRTRRVLEGAYAEAESMRFEEVGTEHILLAMLKETDCVGTRLLYTMGANIQKLYAAVLTAMGMDSDTIAEEFQAVKASKGRNSSVTPTLDQYSRDLTAMAEEGKLDPVVGRDKEIARLIQILSRRTKNNPCLTGEPGVGKTAIVEGLAQRIVTGMVPDTVKDKRVVVLDLSGMVAGSKYRGEFEERIRNVIDEVSEQQGILLFIDEIHTIIGAGGAEGALDASNILKPSLSRGEIQLIGATTLEEYRKYIEKDAALERRFQPIIVEEPTEEEAVEILKGLRPYYEKHHGVEILDEAIEAAVKMSVRYINDRFLPDKAIDIIDEAASKVQLAGYCPSPKAEALEREIHDILKQKEQAVINADLEGAKAAQAKQNEAEAELEKIRRKAERKNRKNPLTVDEEAVAGIVSDWTKIPVQRLTEGESRRLANLEKVLKKRVIGQDEAVSAVARAVKRGRVGLKDPARPIGSFLFLGPTGVGKTELSKALAEAVFGSEQAMIRVDMSEYMEKHSVSKMIGSPPGYVGYEEGGQLSEKVRRNPYSVILFDEIEKAHPDVFNILLQVLDDGHITDAQGRKVDFKQTIIIMTSNAGAQMIMEPKHLGFMSGDTEKRDYERMKSGVMEEVRRMFKPEFLNRIDEIMVFHSLNKENIRKIVTILLKNLEKRCQEQLDIILKVTGAAKDLIADAGFDSKYGARPLRRAIQTKIEDEMATEILAGQIKAGDTVQVKVKDKKICFEVKDAEKA